From Micromonospora rifamycinica, a single genomic window includes:
- a CDS encoding type II toxin-antitoxin system Phd/YefM family antitoxin → MRTVNFTQLRQNLAAELDSVINDAEEVVVTRSGHEPVVIVPLAEYESMKETEYLLRSPGNAAALRRSIAELDEGDATERELVDPTTVRDVA, encoded by the coding sequence ATGCGGACCGTGAACTTCACCCAGCTACGGCAGAACCTGGCCGCCGAACTCGACAGCGTCATCAACGACGCGGAGGAAGTGGTGGTGACCCGGTCGGGTCACGAGCCGGTGGTCATCGTGCCGCTGGCGGAGTACGAGTCGATGAAGGAGACCGAGTACCTGCTGCGCAGTCCGGGCAACGCAGCGGCCCTGCGCCGATCGATCGCGGAGCTCGACGAGGGTGACGCCACCGAGCGGGAACTGGTCGACCCGACGACCGTACGGGACGTCGCGTGA
- a CDS encoding winged helix-turn-helix domain-containing protein encodes MAIPMGYRKIAADLHARIQQGEYPPESRLPTYAELARLYSASVSTVQRAVMLLQAHGIIIGVQGAGLYVATTPTT; translated from the coding sequence GTGGCCATCCCGATGGGCTATCGGAAGATCGCCGCCGACCTGCATGCCCGCATCCAGCAGGGCGAGTACCCACCGGAGAGCCGGCTGCCCACCTACGCCGAGTTGGCCCGGCTCTACTCGGCAAGCGTCTCGACCGTGCAGCGAGCGGTGATGCTGCTACAGGCCCACGGGATCATCATCGGCGTTCAGGGAGCCGGCCTGTACGTCGCCACGACTCCCACCACCTGA
- a CDS encoding Txe/YoeB family addiction module toxin: MRLVFTATAWGQYLSHTDRKLVKRINDLIADVMRNEYEGIGKPEPLRGELSGFWSRRIDREHRLVYRITKDDVEIIACRYHYGDR; encoded by the coding sequence GTGAGGCTGGTCTTCACCGCGACGGCATGGGGCCAGTACCTCAGCCACACGGATCGCAAGCTGGTCAAGCGCATCAACGATCTCATCGCGGACGTCATGCGCAACGAATACGAGGGCATCGGCAAGCCGGAGCCCCTGCGGGGTGAGCTGTCCGGGTTCTGGTCCCGCCGGATCGATCGTGAACACCGGCTGGTGTACCGGATCACGAAGGACGACGTCGAGATCATCGCCTGCCGGTACCACTACGGCGACAGGTAG
- a CDS encoding AbrB/MazE/SpoVT family DNA-binding domain-containing protein yields MKLNSKGQVTIPAELRVRYNLHEGDEVDVIEEGGALRIVRVSDAETRGQRLVRHMRGRGNAPEVRGMSTEDLMDLLRGE; encoded by the coding sequence GTGAAGTTGAACAGCAAGGGTCAGGTGACGATCCCGGCGGAACTGCGGGTCCGGTACAACCTGCACGAGGGTGATGAGGTCGACGTGATCGAGGAAGGCGGCGCACTGCGCATCGTGCGCGTCAGTGACGCTGAGACCCGTGGTCAGCGTCTGGTCCGGCACATGCGCGGCAGGGGCAACGCCCCGGAGGTGCGGGGCATGTCGACCGAGGACCTGATGGACCTGCTCCGTGGGGAGTGA
- a CDS encoding winged helix-turn-helix domain-containing protein — protein sequence MPQAPLYEQIIADVSASIRAGTLHPDDKLPSIAELREQYQSSAWPVRYALRILEERGWIVTRQGKGSFVASKPPA from the coding sequence ATGCCGCAGGCACCGCTGTATGAGCAGATCATCGCTGATGTCTCAGCCTCGATCCGAGCAGGCACGCTTCACCCCGACGACAAGTTGCCGTCCATCGCGGAGTTGCGCGAGCAGTACCAGTCGAGCGCCTGGCCGGTCCGCTACGCTCTCCGAATCCTGGAGGAGCGCGGCTGGATCGTCACCCGACAGGGCAAGGGTTCGTTCGTGGCATCGAAGCCCCCCGCGTAG
- a CDS encoding type II toxin-antitoxin system VapC family toxin, with the protein MGSERIRAVAGRVPETVATLVDTNVLLDIFTEDPHWADWSAEALASARDEGVLVINPIVYAEVSVRFDGVEELDAALPATDFLREDLPYPAGFLAGKAYARYRRQGGSKRSPIADFSIGAHAAVCRYRLLTRDSSRYRSYFPTLELIAPGE; encoded by the coding sequence GTGGGGAGTGAACGGATCCGGGCTGTCGCCGGTCGGGTGCCGGAGACGGTTGCCACGCTGGTCGACACCAACGTCCTGTTGGACATCTTCACCGAGGACCCGCATTGGGCCGACTGGTCGGCTGAGGCCCTGGCCAGCGCCCGCGACGAGGGCGTTCTGGTGATCAATCCGATCGTGTACGCCGAGGTGTCAGTGCGGTTCGACGGTGTCGAGGAACTCGACGCCGCGCTGCCCGCCACGGATTTTCTCCGCGAGGACCTGCCGTACCCGGCGGGCTTCCTGGCCGGCAAGGCTTACGCGCGGTACCGCCGGCAGGGCGGCTCCAAACGTTCGCCGATCGCCGACTTCTCCATCGGCGCGCACGCGGCGGTCTGCCGCTACCGCCTGCTCACCCGCGACAGCAGCCGCTACCGCTCGTACTTCCCGACCCTGG
- a CDS encoding helix-turn-helix domain-containing protein, whose translation MNELPVGRRVAQWRVRRNMTQQQFADHLGKSKSWVDKVERGVRRLEQVSNLRMVAETLRIDLEVLLAGSAGESARPEAATTGVDAVLAALARYHVEPPARPPDIAELRTRLAHAEQSYRHARYPELLVLLPGLVDAVRAARALRPGRATDGLLAQGYGLVALVLLKVDRPEVAWLAADRAVAAAKVTKDPWVAAAATVPLAQALRHGGRRRAAMEAAAVAAHRLLPGRSPGAPRPTSSTPGDDPSTDPALLATLLLQAGLAAAGRGDGRAARDLLDRAGRAARDAGAEGGTAAVEAARVVAEAALGEVTAATVRHERLVSGDEWRWLPPEHRAAYLLDAARAYVLDGNLLRAGRAVLEAERTARSEVHHRPAVRPLVAVVARSAAAPPALTRLAATLHVT comes from the coding sequence GTGAACGAGCTGCCGGTGGGCCGCCGGGTCGCCCAGTGGCGGGTGCGGCGCAACATGACGCAACAGCAGTTCGCCGACCATCTCGGCAAGTCGAAGAGCTGGGTCGACAAGGTCGAGCGCGGGGTACGCCGGCTGGAACAGGTGTCCAACCTCCGGATGGTCGCCGAAACGCTCCGGATCGACCTGGAGGTGCTGCTCGCCGGGTCGGCGGGGGAGTCGGCGCGACCGGAAGCCGCCACCACCGGGGTCGACGCGGTGCTGGCCGCGCTGGCCCGCTACCACGTCGAGCCGCCGGCCCGGCCGCCCGACATCGCGGAGCTGCGCACCCGGCTGGCCCACGCGGAGCAGAGCTACCGGCACGCCCGGTACCCGGAACTGCTCGTCCTGCTGCCCGGACTGGTCGACGCGGTCCGCGCGGCGCGGGCACTGCGGCCCGGTCGGGCTACCGACGGCCTACTGGCCCAGGGGTACGGCCTGGTCGCGCTGGTGCTGCTCAAGGTCGACCGGCCGGAGGTGGCCTGGCTGGCCGCCGACCGGGCGGTGGCCGCCGCGAAGGTCACGAAGGACCCGTGGGTGGCCGCCGCCGCCACGGTGCCGTTGGCCCAGGCCCTACGCCACGGCGGCCGGCGGCGGGCCGCGATGGAGGCCGCCGCCGTCGCCGCCCACCGCCTCCTGCCGGGGCGCTCCCCGGGCGCGCCACGGCCGACCTCGTCGACACCCGGTGACGACCCGTCAACCGACCCGGCGCTGCTCGCCACGCTGCTGCTCCAGGCCGGCCTGGCCGCCGCCGGGCGGGGTGACGGCCGGGCCGCCCGGGACCTGCTCGACCGGGCCGGCCGAGCCGCCCGCGACGCCGGGGCCGAGGGCGGCACAGCGGCGGTCGAGGCGGCGCGGGTGGTCGCCGAGGCCGCCCTCGGCGAGGTCACGGCGGCGACGGTACGCCACGAGCGGCTGGTGTCCGGCGACGAGTGGCGGTGGCTGCCCCCTGAGCACCGGGCCGCGTACCTGCTCGACGCCGCCCGTGCCTACGTGCTCGACGGCAACCTGCTCCGCGCCGGCCGGGCGGTGCTCGAAGCGGAGCGAACCGCCCGCAGCGAGGTCCACCACCGCCCGGCGGTACGCCCCCTGGTTGCCGTGGTGGCCCGTTCCGCCGCCGCCCCGCCCGCCCTGACCCGCCTCGCCGCCACCCTCCACGTCACCTGA